Proteins from a single region of Chitinibacter bivalviorum:
- a CDS encoding TDT family transporter, producing MSPLSINNVSQRFRDLPTPMAGLALGIGGLGMCIDAAFKFGGRFELLTMTIVGVLLLSLCIRFAMHYETLKADLKHPVIGSVAPTFAMALMVFSHGVHYFLPAFGTAIWMTAILLHVFFLVKFIRYRRRDFSLHHMVPSWFVPPVGIAVAAVAWAGQPSDWTFLPAWLCMAFALACYVVMMPLMFYRLMFRQTIPEGAQPTIAILAAPASLTLAAYLNVAINPSPLIVIVMLGLAMTMTLIVYGAFIHLLRLPFSPGYAAFTFPMAIGATALYKVEAIFVQWKLPADLIHQVDVLGRIELGIATAVICYVAVRYTLYFVARFRQAE from the coding sequence ATGAGCCCACTCAGCATCAATAATGTTTCACAGCGATTTCGCGATCTACCTACGCCGATGGCGGGTTTGGCGCTGGGCATTGGTGGCTTGGGCATGTGTATCGATGCCGCATTTAAATTCGGTGGGCGTTTTGAGCTGTTGACTATGACGATCGTCGGGGTGTTATTGCTGTCGCTCTGTATTCGCTTTGCGATGCATTACGAGACGCTGAAGGCGGATTTGAAGCATCCGGTGATTGGCAGCGTGGCACCCACCTTTGCCATGGCGTTGATGGTATTTAGCCACGGCGTGCATTATTTTTTACCGGCGTTTGGTACGGCGATCTGGATGACGGCGATTTTGCTGCATGTGTTTTTCTTGGTGAAATTTATCCGCTATCGCCGCCGTGATTTCTCGCTGCATCATATGGTGCCCAGCTGGTTTGTGCCGCCCGTGGGCATTGCGGTGGCCGCGGTGGCGTGGGCGGGCCAGCCTAGCGATTGGACTTTCCTGCCCGCTTGGCTGTGTATGGCGTTTGCGCTGGCCTGCTATGTGGTGATGATGCCGCTGATGTTTTATCGCCTGATGTTCCGTCAGACTATCCCCGAGGGGGCGCAACCGACGATCGCGATTTTGGCGGCGCCCGCTAGCTTGACCTTAGCGGCTTATTTGAATGTGGCCATCAACCCTAGCCCGCTGATTGTGATAGTAATGCTGGGCTTGGCAATGACGATGACGCTGATTGTGTATGGTGCATTTATCCACTTGTTGCGCCTGCCCTTTTCACCTGGCTATGCAGCGTTTACGTTCCCAATGGCGATCGGTGCTACGGCGCTGTACAAAGTCGAGGCGATCTTTGTGCAATGGAAGCTGCCCGCCGACCTTATTCATCAGGTGGATGTGCTGGGGCGCATCGAGCTGGGGATTGCAACTGCGGTGATTTGCTACGTGGCGGTGCGCTATACGCTGTATTTTGTGGCGCGTTTTCGGCAGGCCGAATAG
- a CDS encoding IMPACT family protein — protein MPFSLKAPAEYELIIKKSRFIACVQPMCDRATAQQIVAGLKAAHPTAAHVCWALLAGGQSAAVDDGEPSGTAGRPMLDVLRHQELEGVLATVVRYFGGVKLGAGGLVRAYTDSVAQALLLAEKIPLLKMSALRCCVPYSLEGHIRRALASYTATQLEVEHGSQVIFRFAVTADVADALIAQLNESCHGQIGWLSTD, from the coding sequence ATGCCCTTTAGCCTAAAAGCCCCTGCCGAGTACGAGCTGATCATCAAAAAAAGTCGTTTTATCGCCTGTGTGCAGCCGATGTGCGACCGCGCGACGGCGCAGCAGATTGTGGCGGGGCTCAAAGCCGCGCACCCGACGGCAGCGCATGTGTGCTGGGCGCTGCTGGCGGGCGGGCAATCGGCGGCGGTCGATGATGGCGAGCCATCGGGCACCGCTGGGCGGCCGATGCTCGATGTATTGCGCCATCAAGAGCTGGAAGGCGTACTGGCAACGGTAGTGCGCTATTTTGGTGGCGTGAAATTAGGGGCGGGTGGTTTGGTGCGCGCCTATACCGACTCGGTCGCGCAGGCGCTGTTACTGGCCGAGAAAATACCACTCCTGAAGATGAGCGCATTGCGCTGTTGCGTACCGTATTCGCTTGAAGGTCATATCCGGCGAGCTTTAGCGAGCTATACCGCGACACAATTAGAAGTCGAACACGGCAGTCAGGTGATTTTTCGCTTCGCCGTCACTGCCGATGTGGCCGACGCGCTAATCGCGCAATTGAATGAATCTTGCCACGGGCAAATCGGCTGGCTCAGTACCGACTAA
- a CDS encoding carboxymuconolactone decarboxylase family protein, with protein sequence MTRLHIPSTEQTPAASLPLLEAVNKQLGVVPNLMKVVGNSPAALEGYLSLNGALGKSKIGARTGERIALAIAEFNRCDYCLSAHTYLAANVAQLSAAEIEANRHGQSGDEKANAAVRFAVNVAQHRGHVSDEAVAAVKAAGFGDAEIIEIVSYVALNTLTNYVNSVVQTTIDFPLVTAYTA encoded by the coding sequence ATGACTCGCTTGCATATCCCTAGCACTGAACAAACGCCAGCCGCTTCACTGCCATTGCTCGAAGCCGTCAACAAACAGCTCGGCGTGGTGCCCAATTTGATGAAAGTCGTTGGCAATAGCCCAGCAGCATTGGAAGGTTATCTCAGCCTGAATGGCGCATTGGGCAAAAGCAAAATTGGCGCCCGCACCGGCGAGCGCATTGCATTGGCGATCGCCGAATTTAATCGTTGCGACTATTGCCTGTCGGCGCACACCTATCTGGCCGCGAATGTCGCTCAATTGAGCGCAGCGGAAATTGAAGCCAATCGCCATGGTCAATCTGGCGATGAAAAAGCCAACGCGGCAGTGCGCTTTGCCGTTAATGTGGCGCAGCACCGCGGCCATGTCAGCGACGAAGCCGTCGCCGCAGTCAAAGCCGCAGGATTTGGCGATGCTGAAATAATCGAGATCGTGAGCTATGTCGCGCTGAACACGCTAACCAACTATGTGAATTCAGTCGTGCAAACGACGATTGATTTCCCGCTGGTCACTGCCTACACGGCCTAA
- a CDS encoding DUF2061 domain-containing protein — protein sequence MIKTITFACVHFSVAFSVAYFITGSFGMASALALIEPMVNTVAYFFHEKAWDAYRSGGNILHLFRAG from the coding sequence ATGATCAAGACCATCACATTTGCCTGCGTCCATTTTAGTGTGGCGTTTAGCGTGGCGTATTTCATCACCGGCAGTTTTGGCATGGCCAGCGCCTTGGCTTTGATCGAGCCGATGGTCAATACCGTGGCGTACTTTTTCCATGAGAAAGCATGGGATGCCTATCGCTCCGGGGGAAATATCCTGCATCTCTTTCGTGCTGGCTAG
- a CDS encoding ABC transporter substrate-binding protein has protein sequence MSRLINALAAIHGVKVFAMKRWSYLLSLICALLMSPPLWASNILFINPGKHDELYWQTASSAMQAAARQLGFQLEVSYAERDPLRMVEIAKLVAARAPQQQPDVVIFSNDHGLGPEMLKVFSTTKIKCFMAFSGILSADDRYLAGVPRDKYPHWLGSLVPDAHDAGYLTGKMLLAQGRKAKLYAADGKLHVLAIAGDRSTPSSAQRNLGMKKAIAESADAVLDQMVYANWQQSKAMEQASWLYERYPQAKLVWSGSDLMAFGAMQSWEARGGVVGKTALFSAFNSSPAAMAAMQNGRLSALAGGHALAGAWSLVLIYDYLHGKDFTEGLEMERPMFGLITPQMAQHYQDRYGSQHFADIDFKSYSKALNPALKRYQFSLDTWLK, from the coding sequence ATGAGCCGATTAATCAATGCTTTAGCTGCCATTCATGGCGTGAAGGTTTTTGCGATGAAGCGATGGTCGTATTTATTGAGCTTGATCTGTGCTTTGCTGATGTCGCCGCCGCTGTGGGCGAGCAATATTTTGTTTATTAATCCGGGCAAGCACGATGAGCTGTATTGGCAAACGGCCAGCTCGGCGATGCAGGCGGCGGCGCGGCAGTTGGGCTTTCAACTGGAGGTCAGCTACGCCGAGCGTGACCCTTTGCGCATGGTTGAAATCGCCAAGCTCGTCGCGGCGCGTGCCCCTCAACAGCAGCCTGATGTGGTGATTTTTAGTAATGATCATGGCTTGGGCCCTGAAATGCTCAAGGTTTTTTCTACGACGAAGATCAAGTGTTTTATGGCATTTAGCGGTATTTTGAGCGCAGATGATCGCTATTTGGCTGGCGTTCCGCGCGACAAATATCCTCATTGGTTGGGTTCTTTGGTGCCCGATGCGCATGATGCGGGTTATCTGACGGGCAAAATGCTGTTGGCGCAGGGGCGCAAAGCCAAGCTCTACGCTGCGGATGGCAAATTGCATGTGTTGGCGATTGCGGGTGATCGCTCTACCCCCAGCTCGGCGCAGCGCAATTTGGGGATGAAAAAGGCGATCGCCGAAAGCGCTGATGCGGTGCTCGATCAGATGGTGTATGCCAACTGGCAGCAAAGCAAGGCGATGGAGCAGGCGAGCTGGCTGTACGAGCGTTACCCTCAGGCCAAGCTGGTGTGGAGCGGTAGCGATCTGATGGCTTTTGGCGCGATGCAAAGCTGGGAGGCGCGCGGTGGCGTAGTAGGAAAAACGGCGCTGTTTAGCGCGTTTAATTCGTCGCCTGCGGCGATGGCGGCGATGCAAAACGGGCGATTAAGCGCGCTGGCTGGCGGGCATGCGCTGGCAGGTGCGTGGAGTTTGGTGCTGATTTACGATTATTTGCATGGCAAAGATTTTACCGAAGGGCTGGAAATGGAGCGCCCGATGTTTGGCCTGATTACGCCGCAAATGGCGCAGCATTATCAGGACCGTTATGGTTCTCAGCATTTTGCCGATATTGATTTTAAGTCGTATAGCAAAGCGCTTAATCCTGCGCTCAAGCGCTATCAATTTTCACTGGACACGTGGCTCAAATAG
- a CDS encoding GGDEF domain-containing protein, giving the protein MRLPRFQSITRLIIQQIVLVSVLCATLVGAIHAYMIYRQSEHQYHDTLDAIATVYVPQLALAIWDIEPTSIQSALRGMVDLNDEIGFVQLDLLAGRHFEYGSRQRAGNLPAHSFRILEPGTSNHIIGHLAVYPDSAVLYRMLLINVGLSSLGYVILVTLICQLVRIILRRHLREPLKEIASFARDLDAEKLLVPLQLSHRDNVIPNEIDMVVAGFDVLQAELSRHIHHLDALVKARTEALEEALASISQLSITDPLTGCYNRHYLNNQLEHLFADEAAAPVSLIFCDIVFFKRVNDEFGHKAGDEVLSAVGQVLRQGLRDDSDWVARYGGEEFLIILPRTDLEQAQHIAERLLEEIRALSFQFRAQHFQITASFGVAQQRLQESASQLCERADQLLYEAKHTGRNRVCGENWAEHRVGRGA; this is encoded by the coding sequence ATGCGTTTACCCCGTTTTCAATCGATTACACGACTGATTATTCAGCAGATTGTGCTGGTGTCGGTGCTGTGCGCGACCTTGGTCGGTGCGATACACGCATATATGATTTATCGCCAGAGCGAGCACCAATACCACGATACGCTGGATGCGATTGCCACGGTGTATGTGCCGCAATTGGCGCTCGCCATTTGGGATATTGAGCCGACCAGCATTCAGTCCGCTTTGCGTGGCATGGTTGATCTGAATGACGAGATTGGGTTTGTGCAGCTCGATTTGCTGGCGGGTCGGCATTTTGAATATGGCTCGCGCCAACGCGCTGGCAATTTGCCCGCACATTCATTTCGCATATTGGAGCCGGGGACGAGCAATCATATCATCGGGCATTTGGCGGTTTACCCCGATTCCGCCGTCTTATATCGCATGCTGCTGATCAATGTCGGCCTGAGTAGCTTGGGCTATGTGATTTTGGTGACCTTGATTTGCCAATTGGTGCGGATTATTTTGCGGCGGCATTTGCGCGAGCCGCTAAAAGAGATCGCGAGCTTTGCGCGTGATTTGGATGCAGAAAAACTGCTTGTTCCTTTGCAATTATCGCATCGGGATAATGTGATTCCGAATGAAATTGATATGGTGGTGGCGGGGTTTGATGTGCTACAGGCCGAGTTGAGCCGGCATATTCATCATCTGGATGCTTTGGTGAAAGCCAGAACCGAAGCGCTCGAAGAGGCTTTGGCCTCGATTAGCCAGCTGTCGATCACTGACCCGCTCACGGGCTGTTACAACCGGCATTATTTGAATAATCAGCTTGAGCATCTGTTTGCCGATGAAGCCGCAGCGCCAGTGTCGCTGATTTTTTGCGATATCGTTTTTTTCAAACGCGTGAATGATGAATTTGGCCATAAAGCGGGCGATGAGGTGTTAAGCGCCGTGGGGCAGGTTTTGCGCCAAGGGCTGCGCGACGACAGTGATTGGGTTGCTCGCTATGGCGGTGAGGAATTTTTGATCATTTTGCCGCGCACCGATCTGGAGCAGGCGCAGCATATTGCCGAGCGCTTGCTGGAGGAGATACGCGCGCTGAGCTTCCAATTTAGGGCGCAGCACTTTCAAATCACCGCCAGTTTTGGCGTCGCGCAGCAGCGATTGCAAGAGTCGGCATCGCAATTGTGTGAGCGCGCAGATCAATTATTGTATGAAGCCAAACATACGGGCCGTAATCGCGTGTGTGGTGAGAATTGGGCTGAACATCGCGTTGGCCGTGGCGCTTGA